One Deltaproteobacteria bacterium genomic window carries:
- the rpsT gene encoding 30S ribosomal protein S20, translating into MASSEEKRHRQSLQRQARNQATKSRVKTLIKKVISSAAGTDANATEEQLREAISAIHKAGRKRVLHPNTAARRVARLSRLVHRSKTAAQSPAAPNS; encoded by the coding sequence GTGGCTTCGTCAGAAGAAAAACGACATCGTCAAAGTCTGCAGCGACAGGCGCGTAATCAAGCAACGAAATCCCGAGTAAAAACTTTGATCAAGAAAGTTATCTCCTCTGCGGCAGGCACGGACGCTAATGCAACAGAAGAACAGTTACGCGAGGCGATCAGCGCTATCCACAAAGCAGGACGAAAAAGAGTTCTTCATCCGAATACTGCGGCTCGGCGTGTTGCCCGCTTATCTCGCTTAGTACATCGCAGCAAGACTGCAGCTCAATCCCCAGCCGCCCCTAATTCCTAG
- the nusB gene encoding transcription antitermination factor NusB has protein sequence MSTSRRQAREFALQVLYQVDLSGLTPKQALAMFWQNFEPKAAPQDFTNELVEGAWKERDRIDKMIANVAENWRLGRLPRVDLNLLRLGVYELLSYPQLAPGVTINEAIEIARLYCGDEAPTFINGVLDRVAVMIGKKVQAHESSE, from the coding sequence ATGTCTACCTCTCGTCGCCAAGCCCGTGAATTTGCCCTACAAGTGCTGTATCAGGTTGACCTCAGTGGGCTCACTCCTAAGCAAGCACTCGCAATGTTTTGGCAAAACTTCGAGCCCAAAGCCGCTCCGCAAGACTTCACCAACGAGTTGGTCGAAGGCGCGTGGAAAGAGCGAGATCGTATTGACAAGATGATCGCCAACGTTGCCGAAAATTGGCGCTTGGGGCGACTACCGCGCGTTGACCTGAACCTGCTCCGCTTGGGAGTGTATGAATTGCTGTCGTATCCACAATTAGCGCCGGGGGTGACCATCAACGAAGCCATCGAGATTGCTCGACTCTACTGTGGAGACGAGGCTCCGACGTTCATCAACGGTGTTCTCGACCGTGTTGCGGTGATGATTGGTAAGAAAGTGCAAGCGCATGAGTCAAGTGAATAA
- the murJ gene encoding murein biosynthesis integral membrane protein MurJ translates to MSAPPPTTPEERQIVKAAGQIGFYTLLSRITGLFRDIAIGAVFGAGFVTDTFFTAFRIPNMLRRVVGEGASAAALVPVITEYRERRTQNETIAMIRSLLGIGMLLLFVLSAAGVIWATPIASFLVPGFSPEKLTLTAHQLRIMFPCLFFIGLSAIAMGVLHAYLHFAAPAFAPIFLNISMISATLFVGWFSPAEVRAPILILAGAVVIGGLAQLLWHVPVLQHLNVLVTPEWNPRHPAIRQIGRLLVPVLFSSLLYQVSLIVKNLLASLLSEGSVSALWYATRVFDFPQGIFVLALSSAALPSLAAQTQRGDLVGVRDSLGFAMRLINFVVLPAAVGLTVLSLPICVVLFFHGAFTEEAVRDTAQALRWMVLGLWSVAAARLLTSCLYALQDTRTPLVAAVLAFVTSIFFGVMFMGHIVAAENSGRVVQFFAALSDWITIRNLEAGGLALSASLAATVNVLLLGAILLRRLDGFPWVPWLHSLAWSILGAVVMIGPVWWIQQQIDWFDRSVPYLLRVGVLLSAIVAGIVSFTLVAWWGGKTEFAALLKMLPDRLLRRVPQFLKASN, encoded by the coding sequence ATGTCGGCACCTCCTCCCACGACACCCGAAGAACGACAGATTGTTAAAGCAGCTGGACAGATCGGGTTTTACACACTTCTGAGCCGAATCACCGGACTTTTTCGTGACATTGCTATCGGTGCAGTGTTTGGAGCGGGATTTGTGACGGATACGTTCTTTACGGCCTTCCGTATTCCCAACATGTTGCGACGAGTCGTGGGAGAGGGGGCTTCAGCTGCTGCACTCGTACCTGTCATCACGGAATATCGAGAACGCCGTACGCAAAATGAAACCATCGCGATGATTCGGTCGCTACTGGGTATAGGAATGTTGTTGCTTTTTGTCTTGTCTGCTGCAGGCGTCATTTGGGCGACACCCATCGCTTCGTTTCTGGTGCCTGGCTTCTCCCCGGAAAAGCTTACCCTGACGGCGCATCAGTTGCGCATCATGTTTCCGTGCCTCTTCTTTATTGGCCTGTCGGCGATCGCAATGGGCGTCCTGCACGCCTATCTCCATTTTGCTGCACCGGCATTTGCACCTATTTTCTTGAATATTTCCATGATCTCGGCCACGCTCTTTGTCGGCTGGTTTTCTCCTGCAGAAGTGCGAGCGCCAATCCTGATTTTGGCTGGAGCCGTCGTCATTGGAGGGCTCGCTCAGCTTCTGTGGCATGTTCCGGTACTGCAACACTTGAATGTGTTGGTGACTCCAGAGTGGAATCCTCGACATCCAGCAATTCGCCAGATCGGTCGATTGCTTGTGCCGGTCTTGTTCAGCTCTCTGCTGTATCAAGTGTCGCTGATAGTAAAAAATTTGCTCGCGTCATTGTTGAGTGAAGGCAGTGTGTCTGCCTTGTGGTATGCCACGCGTGTGTTTGACTTCCCGCAGGGGATTTTTGTGCTCGCGTTAAGTTCTGCCGCGTTGCCGAGCTTAGCTGCACAGACCCAGCGCGGCGATCTTGTGGGAGTGAGAGACAGCTTAGGATTTGCAATGCGATTAATCAATTTCGTTGTCCTTCCCGCGGCTGTCGGTTTGACGGTCCTTTCTCTCCCAATTTGCGTGGTGTTGTTTTTTCATGGCGCCTTTACCGAAGAGGCGGTACGAGATACCGCCCAAGCATTGAGGTGGATGGTGCTTGGGCTCTGGTCGGTAGCAGCAGCGCGCTTGTTAACGTCTTGTCTATACGCGTTGCAAGATACGCGGACGCCATTAGTTGCTGCAGTGTTAGCCTTTGTCACCAGCATCTTTTTTGGTGTCATGTTCATGGGGCACATTGTCGCCGCAGAAAATTCAGGAAGAGTTGTCCAGTTTTTTGCTGCTTTGAGTGATTGGATTACGATCCGGAACTTAGAAGCAGGCGGCCTTGCACTCTCGGCGTCATTGGCTGCCACCGTCAATGTTCTTTTATTAGGCGCAATCCTTTTGCGCCGCCTCGACGGCTTTCCTTGGGTTCCGTGGTTACATTCACTTGCCTGGAGCATTTTGGGGGCAGTGGTGATGATTGGGCCAGTGTGGTGGATTCAGCAGCAGATTGATTGGTTTGATCGTTCGGTGCCGTATCTGCTGCGTGTTGGTGTACTGCTATCTGCCATAGTGGCTGGCATCGTTAGCTTCACGCTTGTTGCCTGGTGGGGTGGCAAAACTGAATTTGCCGCATTGTTGAAAATGTTACCCGATCGCCTGCTTCGCCGCGTGCCACAATTCCTCAAAGCGAGTAATTGA
- a CDS encoding type II toxin-antitoxin system HicB family antitoxin, producing the protein MRYSVLLEPIQDPGFQGYYYAHVPTLDLTTHGQGVEGTLSAARELVEAWITEKHAPGESIPSDTTALIGHIEIPDAVLTP; encoded by the coding sequence ATGCGCTATTCCGTTCTGCTAGAACCGATACAAGACCCTGGGTTTCAGGGTTACTACTATGCCCATGTTCCCACTCTTGATCTGACAACTCACGGCCAAGGCGTCGAAGGAACGCTCTCTGCCGCTCGTGAGCTTGTCGAGGCCTGGATCACTGAAAAACATGCACCCGGAGAATCGATCCCAAGCGACACAACAGCACTGATCGGACATATAGAGATCCCAGATGCCGTACTCACCCCGTGA
- a CDS encoding 6,7-dimethyl-8-ribityllumazine synthase has protein sequence MARVIRGKMDATGLRFGLVVSQFNSLVTERLQAGAIDTLTRHGVKDDDIDVVLVPGGFDIPLFAKKMAASGRYHALICLGAIIRGETPHFDYIASAMTQGVKEIMLTHGLPVTFGVLTTESVDQALDRAGAKLGNKGSEAAIAAIEMVNALKELEKKA, from the coding sequence ATGGCGCGCGTGATTCGGGGCAAGATGGATGCAACAGGACTGCGTTTTGGTCTTGTCGTGTCGCAGTTTAACAGTTTAGTGACCGAGCGCTTACAAGCAGGTGCGATCGATACACTAACTCGCCACGGTGTGAAAGACGACGATATTGATGTTGTCCTCGTTCCCGGTGGTTTTGATATCCCGCTGTTTGCGAAGAAAATGGCTGCGAGTGGTCGTTATCATGCGTTGATCTGTCTAGGCGCAATTATTCGCGGAGAAACGCCGCATTTTGATTATATCGCTTCGGCAATGACCCAGGGAGTGAAAGAAATCATGCTCACTCACGGGTTACCAGTGACCTTCGGTGTCTTAACGACAGAGTCAGTTGACCAAGCGCTTGACCGTGCTGGTGCAAAGCTCGGTAACAAAGGATCTGAAGCCGCAATCGCTGCGATTGAGATGGTGAATGCATTGAAGGAATTGGAAAAAAAAGCGTAA
- a CDS encoding type II toxin-antitoxin system VapC family toxin, with protein MSSATPANEFVTDTMGLILRLEQRRLGLKAKATFEAMENAAAIIQIPAIVLAEILYLSEKQRINTSIHSVQDYLARFPSCCEMPLNLAILRSAAEITDIPELHDRLIAATTRSLSRPLITNDPFIQASAFVTTLE; from the coding sequence ATGAGCAGCGCTACCCCCGCGAATGAATTCGTGACCGACACGATGGGGTTGATCCTCCGCCTCGAACAACGTCGTCTGGGATTGAAAGCAAAGGCGACTTTTGAAGCAATGGAGAACGCTGCGGCAATCATCCAAATCCCCGCGATAGTGCTTGCAGAGATTCTTTACCTTTCTGAGAAACAACGAATCAACACTTCAATTCATTCAGTCCAGGATTATCTGGCACGGTTTCCAAGTTGTTGCGAGATGCCCTTGAATCTCGCTATCCTTCGATCAGCAGCTGAGATTACTGACATTCCTGAACTCCATGACCGATTGATTGCGGCTACGACACGATCTCTCAGTCGGCCTCTGATCACCAATGATCCATTCATTCAGGCCTCTGCTTTCGTCACAACCCTGGAGTAA
- a CDS encoding leucine--tRNA ligase, whose protein sequence is MSQVNKSSTHEHEAKSNPERVRYRPAEIEPKWQRYWLENKTFRVVEDPTKQKYYILDMFPYPSGAGLHVGHPEGYTATDILARYKRMRGFNVLHPMGWDAFGLPAEQYAIETGTHPRDTTARNINTFRKQIQSLGFSYDWDREISTCDPEYYKWTQWIFLKLYERGLAYMADVPVNWCPALGTVLANEEVVDGKSERGGHEVIRRPMRQWMLRITSYAERLLAGLEHVDWPESVKDMQRNWIGRSEGARIRFPLCSADGTKFPEADAYFDVFTTRPDTLFGATYCVLAPEHSLVDRVTTPSQRVAVEAYRQEAARKSDLARTDLVKEKTGVNTGGFALNPVTGKPIPIWVADYVLITYGTGAIMAVPGGDQRDWEFARRFDIPIVEVVHGGDIAKEAYIGDGLHVNSGFLDGLNVVDAKKKMNAWLEEHGCGEGTVTYKLRDWLFSRQRYWGEPFPVIHIDGQPQPLSLNDVPVLLPDVESFKPTGTGDPPLAAVKQWVEITDQKTGKPVKRETNTMPQWAGSCWYFLRFVDPRNDQHPWDPEKERYWMPVDLYVGGVEHAVLHLLYSRFWHQVLYDCGLVSTPEPFQKLVNQGMILGYSYRYYEDTNRKRYAYHAVQRIAQPGNEEPDYVVAGNPSAQLTVHYVPVEKVVWDNDKPYHPDEPELELEPQQDKMSKSRGNVVNPDSVIAEYGADALRCYEMFMGPLEQVKPWNTRSVAGVARFLSRAWSLVVSDGGEVRSHIVQTSPDPQESLTREYHKRVKKVTDDLEGMRFNTALSALMEFSNEAHKADQLPRPLVEGFVLLLSPFAPHLAEELWQRLGHEKTLAYESWPTYDPELVRDATVTVPVQINGKVRATIEVEAGADQAAILNIARAHEKVQSYLSGKTVRREVVVPGRLVNFVIA, encoded by the coding sequence ATGAGTCAAGTGAATAAATCTAGTACTCACGAGCACGAAGCGAAATCGAACCCAGAACGGGTCCGCTATCGGCCAGCAGAAATCGAGCCGAAATGGCAACGCTATTGGCTCGAAAACAAGACCTTCCGCGTGGTTGAAGACCCGACAAAACAGAAGTACTACATCCTTGATATGTTTCCCTATCCGAGTGGTGCGGGCCTGCACGTCGGACACCCGGAAGGATACACCGCGACCGATATCCTCGCGCGCTACAAGCGCATGCGCGGGTTCAATGTCTTGCATCCTATGGGATGGGACGCTTTTGGCTTACCAGCTGAGCAGTATGCGATTGAAACTGGCACTCATCCGCGTGACACCACCGCTCGCAATATCAATACTTTTCGCAAGCAAATCCAATCCCTGGGCTTTTCCTATGACTGGGATCGAGAAATCTCTACTTGTGATCCTGAGTATTACAAATGGACGCAGTGGATCTTTCTCAAGCTGTATGAGCGCGGCCTTGCCTACATGGCTGATGTGCCGGTGAACTGGTGTCCAGCGCTGGGAACTGTCCTCGCCAATGAAGAAGTTGTTGATGGCAAAAGTGAGCGTGGCGGCCACGAAGTGATTCGTCGTCCCATGCGTCAATGGATGTTGCGCATCACTTCGTACGCTGAACGGTTACTGGCTGGGCTTGAGCATGTCGACTGGCCGGAAAGTGTCAAAGACATGCAGCGCAATTGGATTGGACGCAGCGAAGGGGCGCGCATTCGTTTCCCGCTGTGCTCTGCGGATGGCACGAAATTTCCTGAAGCCGATGCGTACTTTGATGTGTTCACGACCCGTCCCGACACACTCTTTGGTGCGACCTATTGTGTGCTGGCGCCCGAGCATTCGCTGGTTGATCGGGTAACAACGCCCTCACAACGTGTCGCGGTTGAAGCCTATCGCCAGGAAGCTGCACGCAAGTCTGACCTTGCACGTACGGATTTGGTCAAAGAAAAAACTGGTGTGAACACCGGAGGTTTTGCCCTCAACCCGGTGACCGGCAAGCCCATTCCCATTTGGGTTGCTGACTATGTGCTGATTACCTACGGCACTGGTGCGATTATGGCTGTGCCCGGTGGTGACCAGCGTGATTGGGAGTTCGCTCGGCGTTTTGACATCCCTATTGTCGAAGTTGTGCACGGCGGTGATATCGCCAAGGAAGCGTACATTGGTGATGGTCTACATGTGAACTCTGGATTCCTCGACGGTTTGAATGTCGTCGACGCGAAAAAGAAGATGAACGCGTGGCTCGAAGAGCATGGATGCGGGGAAGGGACGGTCACCTACAAGTTGCGCGATTGGCTCTTTAGTCGGCAGCGCTACTGGGGAGAACCGTTTCCAGTCATTCATATCGATGGCCAGCCTCAGCCTCTGAGTCTCAATGATGTGCCAGTGTTGCTGCCAGACGTGGAAAGTTTCAAACCGACGGGTACTGGTGATCCACCCTTGGCTGCGGTGAAACAGTGGGTTGAGATCACTGACCAAAAGACCGGGAAACCTGTCAAACGTGAAACCAACACTATGCCCCAATGGGCGGGGAGTTGTTGGTATTTCTTGCGCTTTGTCGATCCCCGTAACGACCAACATCCCTGGGATCCGGAAAAAGAACGTTACTGGATGCCGGTTGACCTCTATGTCGGTGGTGTCGAACATGCCGTACTTCACTTGTTGTACTCACGTTTTTGGCACCAGGTGTTATATGACTGTGGGCTCGTTTCTACGCCTGAGCCGTTTCAAAAACTGGTCAATCAAGGGATGATCCTTGGCTACAGTTATCGCTATTATGAAGACACGAACAGGAAGCGTTATGCGTACCATGCGGTACAACGCATAGCGCAGCCTGGGAACGAAGAGCCAGACTACGTCGTGGCAGGGAATCCGTCAGCGCAATTGACCGTGCACTACGTGCCCGTCGAGAAAGTCGTGTGGGACAACGACAAACCGTACCATCCAGATGAACCAGAATTAGAACTCGAACCACAACAAGACAAGATGTCGAAGTCGCGTGGGAATGTAGTCAACCCAGATTCCGTTATTGCTGAATATGGTGCCGATGCCTTGCGCTGCTACGAAATGTTCATGGGGCCACTCGAACAAGTGAAGCCCTGGAATACACGATCGGTTGCAGGGGTTGCGCGTTTCTTATCACGGGCGTGGTCACTCGTCGTGAGTGATGGCGGAGAAGTACGATCGCACATCGTGCAGACATCACCCGATCCTCAAGAGAGCCTCACCCGTGAGTATCATAAACGAGTGAAGAAAGTGACCGATGATCTTGAGGGCATGCGCTTTAACACCGCGCTCAGCGCTTTGATGGAGTTCTCGAACGAAGCACATAAAGCTGACCAATTGCCACGTCCTCTGGTTGAAGGGTTTGTTTTGTTGCTGTCACCGTTCGCACCACACTTAGCCGAAGAGTTGTGGCAGCGGCTTGGTCATGAGAAAACGCTCGCCTATGAGTCCTGGCCAACCTACGATCCCGAACTGGTCCGAGACGCGACAGTCACCGTTCCGGTACAGATCAATGGGAAGGTTCGTGCCACGATTGAAGTTGAGGCTGGTGCTGATCAGGCAGCGATCTTGAACATTGCGCGGGCGCATGAAAAAGTTCAGTCCTACCTCAGCGGAAAAACGGTTCGTCGCGAAGTCGTTGTCCCTGGGCGACTCGTCAATTTTGTCATAGCGTAG
- a CDS encoding D-2-hydroxyacid dehydrogenase family protein has protein sequence MAKTRVAVLDDYQDVALQMTDWSPIAADTETTVFRDHLYDQDAIVERLKDFPIVVSMRERTPFPRSLLERLPKLKLLVTTGMRNAAIDVAAATALGITVCGSGGIVYPTAELTWGLILALLRHIPREDKAVRDGQWQVSMGLGVNGKTLGVVGLGNLGSQVSTIGKAFQMQVVAWSQNLTAERAAQFGVELVTKDELLARSDIVSIHLVLSDRTRNLLTARELGLMKPTAYLINTSRGPIVEEKALIDVLQQRRIAGAGLDVFDLEPLLPDHPLRRLDNTVITPHIGYVTKETYAIFFQHIVEDIRAFLDGKPVRVFK, from the coding sequence ATGGCAAAAACGCGCGTCGCCGTTCTCGACGACTATCAAGATGTCGCGTTGCAGATGACCGACTGGAGTCCAATTGCAGCCGATACGGAAACAACGGTCTTCAGAGACCACTTGTACGATCAGGATGCCATTGTCGAACGACTCAAAGATTTTCCGATTGTCGTATCCATGCGCGAACGGACACCATTTCCACGTTCTCTCTTGGAACGACTGCCAAAATTGAAACTACTGGTCACTACCGGTATGCGAAACGCAGCGATAGATGTTGCTGCGGCGACAGCGCTGGGCATCACTGTTTGTGGTAGTGGCGGGATCGTGTATCCAACAGCAGAGCTGACGTGGGGCCTGATTCTCGCGTTACTGCGGCACATTCCCCGTGAAGACAAAGCCGTGCGTGATGGGCAGTGGCAAGTCAGTATGGGTCTCGGCGTCAATGGCAAAACACTGGGAGTGGTTGGCTTGGGCAATCTTGGCTCACAAGTTTCTACAATCGGCAAAGCTTTTCAGATGCAGGTCGTGGCTTGGAGTCAAAACCTTACAGCCGAGCGCGCAGCCCAATTCGGCGTTGAGTTGGTGACTAAAGATGAACTACTGGCACGCTCAGATATTGTCAGTATTCACCTCGTGCTGAGTGATCGCACGCGCAACCTTCTCACCGCACGAGAACTGGGACTGATGAAACCCACAGCCTATTTGATCAACACCTCACGCGGTCCGATTGTCGAAGAGAAGGCATTGATTGATGTCCTACAGCAGAGACGGATCGCTGGAGCAGGGTTGGATGTATTCGATCTCGAACCCCTCTTGCCAGATCATCCGTTACGACGCTTGGACAACACAGTCATTACCCCACACATCGGTTACGTCACCAAAGAGACCTATGCAATCTTCTTCCAACATATTGTCGAGGACATCCGTGCGTTCCTTGATGGCAAGCCGGTAAGAGTTTTCAAGTAA
- the mazG gene encoding nucleoside triphosphate pyrophosphohydrolase has protein sequence MTHTMYPQFARLVEIMATLRSPEGCPWDREQTPDSLKPYLVEETYEVLEALEAKDLPAFKEELGDLLLQIVFHAQLMTESGTFTIEDVAQAIADKLERRHPHVFGDVKVKDADEVVQNWVKIKAQEKVGKADRSILAGVPAGAPALIQAQRLGEKAARVGFDWTSATEVFKKVEEETQELAATLADQTTEHQEHELGDLLFALTSLARHLNIDSETALRKAGKRFNERFRYIEAQLEQHGEDIHRTSITRFEELWHAAKQAIG, from the coding sequence ATGACTCATACTATGTATCCCCAATTCGCCCGTCTCGTCGAAATCATGGCTACGCTGCGCAGCCCTGAAGGCTGCCCGTGGGATCGTGAGCAGACGCCAGATTCCCTGAAGCCGTATCTCGTCGAAGAAACCTACGAAGTGCTCGAAGCTCTCGAAGCCAAGGACCTCCCCGCCTTCAAAGAGGAGCTTGGTGACTTGTTGTTACAAATTGTTTTCCACGCTCAACTCATGACCGAGAGCGGCACGTTCACCATTGAGGACGTCGCCCAGGCAATCGCCGACAAGCTCGAACGTCGCCATCCGCATGTGTTTGGAGATGTCAAAGTAAAAGATGCAGACGAAGTCGTACAAAATTGGGTCAAAATAAAGGCACAAGAAAAGGTGGGAAAAGCGGACCGCTCGATCTTGGCAGGAGTCCCTGCCGGTGCCCCTGCGTTAATTCAAGCCCAACGCCTCGGCGAGAAAGCGGCACGTGTCGGCTTTGATTGGACTTCAGCCACGGAGGTCTTCAAGAAAGTCGAAGAAGAAACGCAGGAATTAGCCGCAACACTCGCTGACCAAACGACAGAACACCAAGAGCATGAATTGGGTGATTTGCTTTTTGCCCTGACGAGCCTCGCGCGCCATCTCAATATCGATTCCGAAACCGCGCTACGCAAAGCTGGGAAACGCTTTAATGAACGGTTTCGCTACATCGAAGCGCAACTCGAACAGCATGGTGAGGACATTCACCGCACTTCAATTACTCGCTTTGAGGAATTGTGGCACGCGGCGAAGCAGGCGATCGGGTAA